The following proteins come from a genomic window of Sebastes fasciatus isolate fSebFas1 chromosome 6, fSebFas1.pri, whole genome shotgun sequence:
- the LOC141770038 gene encoding natterin-3-like, protein MARPVTLEETNLKWETFKGSIPNGAVSIYNGYEKRTDYVAKYGDEPGFFNPNLDPYCHYSYAGEELRRSTFEILVNKDDFECLEWKNGSYGSVPANAVYTSPNDMYVGKNKYGLGKVHVKYKNFYHAWGGKEYEYKNYQVLTFNQDVTSEHITDVKYKTNHPNIIKYPPEILTKSAITNNSNNLVTQTATLSKTTQDEQRWDTSFSMKAGVTTSITAGIPSIASATVGFSAAIGLQLSKGTSHTESNTHSVAVECKVPPKHSCSVSMVAYKYGADIPYTACLKRTYRNGKTKWTSITGTYKGVNVGEVRTVVEPCEPL, encoded by the coding sequence TGACCCTTGAAGAAACCAACCTGAAATGGGAGACCTTTAAAGGCTCTATTCCCAACGGAGCGGTTTCAATCTATAACGGATACGAAAAACGCACCGACTACGTTGCCAAATATGGGGACGAGCCCGGCTTCTTCAACCCTAACCTGGATCCTTACTGCCACTACTCCTATGCAGGCGAAGAGCTCCGTCGCTCCACATTTGAGATCCTGGTGAACAAAGATGACTTTGAGTGTTTGGAATGGAAGAATGGCTCCTACGGTTCAGTGCCTGCAAATGCAGTCTACACCTCCCCCAATGACATGTATGTTGGGAAGAACAAGTATGGTCTTGGGAAGGTACATGTTAAATATAAGAACTTCTACCATGCCTGGGGAGGTAAAGAGTATGAATACAAGAACTACCAGGTTCTGACCTTTAACCAAGATGTAACCAGCGAGCACATAACTGATGTAAAGTATAAAACTAATCATCCTAATATCATTAAGTATCCCCCAGAGATCTTGACCAAGTCTGCCATCACCAACAATAGCAACAATCTAGTGACACAGACAGCCACCCTCTCAAAGACAACCCAAGACGAGCAAAGGTGGGACACCAGCTTTTCTATGAAAGCGGGCGTCACGACTAGCATCACTGCTGGAATCCCAAGTATTGCCTCTGCAACTGTTGGGTTTAGCGCGGCGATAGGCCTCCAGTTGTCCAAGGGGACCAGTCATACCGAGTCAAACACCCACTCTGTTGCTGTTGAGTGCAAAGTCCCACCAAAACACTCCTGCAGTGTCAGTATGGTGGCGTACAAGTACGGGGCAGACATCCCTTACACTGCATGCCTCAAACGCACCTACAGAAATGGGAAGACCAAGTGGACGTCCATCACCGGGACCTACAAAGGCGTCAACGTGGGAGAAGTCCGGACTGTGGTGGAACCCTGTGAACCTCTGTAG